The Kluyveromyces lactis strain NRRL Y-1140 chromosome D complete sequence genome has a window encoding:
- a CDS encoding isopenicillin N synthase family dioxygenase (conserved hypothetical protein) has translation MSNPLQVIDISEPQEKTVPALLKAATEQGFLFVDGHDFTQEEVNQLFDLSKQFFTNTEHEEKKKYAIKSNNIGYTDFSNEQLDPRKARDFKEGYNFGYANFKTGEYNLSEDYFYKRSDKNDPSENPVPSLFKQNEALTVPTMQKLHKTATEILRLIAIALGIEDEDFFTARHSPDEPSGSVFRMLRYPLIRDDGLTDEETKYDPTIRAGAHTDYGALTLLFQREDQQGLELQMDKDSDDSWAKVPYVASKHEGKAPPLVVNFGDLLSYWTNGVLRSTVHRVKFSPGETRTSDRYSIVFFVHPANKTTLDPVPSDLVKKAGNGQNPPAITALDHLKERLADTYSW, from the coding sequence ATGTCTAACCCACTACAGGTCATTGATATATCCGAACCCCAGGAGAAGACAGTCCCTGCTTTGTTGAAAGCAGCGACTGAACAGGGTTTCTTGTTTGTCGATGGTCATGATTTCACTCAGGAAGAGGTAAATCAACTGTTTGATCTATCGAAACAATTCTTCACTAACACCGAGcatgaagaaaagaagaaatatgcTATAAAGAGTAACAATATTGGTTACACTGATTTCAGCAACGAACAACTAGATCCAAGAAAGGCTAGAGACTTCAAGGAAGGTTACAACTTCGGTTATGCTAACTTCAAGACCGGTGAATACAATTTGTCTGAAGACTATTTCTACAAAAGAAGTGACAAGAACGATCCGTCGGAGAATCCCGTACCTTCTTTATTCAAACAGAATGAAGCCTTGACTGTTCCAACAATGCAAAAATTACATAAAACGGCCACCGAAATTCTCAGGTTGATCGCCATTGCATTGGGCATCgaggatgaagatttctttACTGCCAGACATAGTCCAGATGAACCAAGCGGTAGTGTCTTTAGAATGTTACGCTACCCGTTGATCAGAGACGATGGTTTGACGGATGAGGAAACAAAATACGACCCTACCATTAGAGCCGGGGCTCATACCGATTACGGAGCTCTAACGCTATTATTTCAGCGTGAAGATCAGCAAGGCTTGGAATTGCAAATGGATAAAGATTCTGACGATAGTTGGGCTAAAGTTCCATATGTTGCCTCCAAACATGAGGGTAAGGCCCCACCATTGGTGGTAAATTTCGGAGATTTATTGTCATACTGGACCAACGGTGTGCTAAGAAGTACAGTCCACAGAGTCAAATTCTCTCCAGGTGAAACTAGAACCTCTGATCGTTACTCAATTGTGTTCTTCGTACATCCGGCAAATAAGACCACCTTGGATCCTGTGCCAAGTGATCTTGTAAAGAAAGCGGGCAATGGTCAAAATCCTCCAGCTATCACTGCATTGGACCACctaaaagaaagattagCCGATACTTACAGCTGGTAA
- the QNS1 gene encoding glutamine-dependent NAD(+) synthetase (highly similar to uniprot|P38795 Saccharomyces cerevisiae YHR074W QNS1 Glutamine-dependent NAD() synthetase essential for the formation of NAD() from nicotinic acid adenine dinucleotide), which produces MSQLITVATCNLNQWALDFEGNRDRIFESIKIAKERGAKLRVGPELEITGYGCLDHFLEDDVFLHSWEMYGQIIKRPETHGILLDIGMPVMHRNVRYNCRILSLDGKILFIRPKIWLANDGNYREMRFFTPWMKAAHTEEYLLPPMIQKLTGQYRIPFGDAVISTLDTCIGAETCEELFTPQSPHIAMSLDGVEIFTNSSGSHHELRKLDKRLDLIMSATRRCGGVYLYANQRGCDGDRLYYDGCALICVNGSIVAQGSQFCLKDVEVVTATVDLEQVRSYRSTVMSRGLQASLTETKFKRIDVEVELATLDDRFDSTLVPEKPRKAFYHIPSEEIALGPACWLWDYLRRCNGTGYFLPLSGGIDSCATAVIVHSMCRLVVKEAAEGNQQVIKDVRRLARMNDEWIPKTPQELANKIFNTCFMGTENSSKETRSRAKKLAEHIGAYHVDLNMDSLVSSMVTLFEVTTGKRPIFKIFGGSQTENLALQNIQARLRMVLAYLFAQLLPWVRSIPNAGGLLVLGSANVDECLRGYLTKYDCSSADINPIGGISKTDLKKFIAYASKEFDLPILEEFLNATPTAELEPITKNYVQSDEIDMGMTYEELSVFGYLRKVEKCGPFSMYLKLLHEWTPKLTPAQVAEKVKKFFFFYAINRHKQTVLTPSYHAEQYSPDDNRFDLRPFLINPRFPWAFKKIDDAVAQSEGTLSGALDVMTVE; this is translated from the coding sequence ATGTCACAATTGATTACTGTTGCTACGTGTAATTTGAACCAATGGGCACTTGATTTTGAAGGCAATAGAGACAGGATCTTTGAATCGATTAAGATTGCCAAGGAAAGAGGTGCAAAACTCCGTGTGGGTCCTGAATTAGAAATCACAGGTTATGGCTGTTTAGACCACTTCttagaagatgatgttTTCTTACATTCGTGGGAAATGTATGGCCAAATCATCAAACGTCCAGAAACTCATGGTATCTTATTGGACATCGGTATGCCTGTAATGCATAGGAATGTCCGTTACAACTGTCGTATATTGTCTCTAGACGGTAAGATTCTTTTCATAAGACCCAAGATTTGGCTTGCTAACGATGGTAATTACAGAGAGATGAGATTTTTCACCCCTTGGATGAAAGCTGCTCATACTGAGGAATATTTGTTACCTCCCATGATCCAAAAGTTGACTGGACAGTACCGCATTCCGTTTGGTGATGCTGTAATTAGTACGTTAGATACTTGCATTGGTGCAGAGACATGCGAGGAACTTTTCACCCCACAATCACCACATATTGCTATGTCGTTAGATGgtgttgaaatatttacaaACTCATCGGGTTCCCATCATGAGTTGAGAAAGTTGGATAAGAGATTGGATTTGATTATGAGCGCAACTAGAAGATGCGGTGGTGTTTATTTATATGCCAACCAACGTGGTTGTGATGGTGACAGGTTATACTATGATGGTTGTGCATTGATTTGTGTTAATGGTAGTATTGTGGCACAAGGGTCTCAATTCTGTTTGAAGGACGTTGAAGTCGTCACTGCTACCGTTGACTTGGAACAAGTGAGAAGCTACCGTAGTACAGTTATGTCTAGAGGTCTGCAAGCTTCTTTGACTGAAACGAAATTCAAGAGAATTGATGTCGAGGTTGAACTAGCAACTTTGGATGACAGATTTGATTCTACACTTGTTCCAGAGAAACCAAGAAAAGCTTTCTACCACATTCCATCTGAAGAGATTGCATTAGGTCCTGCCTGTTGGTTATGGGACTATCTCAGACGTTGTAATGGTACCGGTTATTTCTTACCATTATCAGGTGGGATTGATTCATGTGCTACAGCTGTTATCGTTCACTCTATGTGTCGCTTGGTGGTTAAAGAGGCTGCCGAAGGTAATCAACAGGTAATAAAGGATGTTCGTAGGTTGGCACGTATGAATGATGAGTGGATTCCTAAAACCCCTCAAGAATTAGCCAATAAAATCTTTAATACATGCTTCATGGGTACTGAAAACTCTTCTAAAGAGACTAGATCGAGAGCCAAAAAACTTGCTGAACACATTGGTGCCTATCACGTTGATTTGAACATGGATTCGTTGGTTTCAAGTATGGTGACATTATTTGAGGTTACCACAGGGAAAAGACCCattttcaagatatttGGCGGGTCGCAAACTGAGAATTTGGCCttacaaaatattcaagCTCGTTTAAGAATGGTCCTCGCTTACTTGTTCGCTCAGTTGTTACCTTGGGTTCGTTCCATTCCTAACGCAGGGGGACTCTTAGTGTTAGGCAGTGCCAACGTTGATGAATGTCTAAGGGGTTATTTGACCAAGTATGACTGCTCATCTGCTGATATCAACCCAATCGGAGGAATTTCGAAaacagatttgaagaaattcatcGCGTATGCATCGAAAGAGTTCGACTTGCCAATTCTCGAGGAATTCTTAAATGCAACCCCAACTGCGGAATTGGAACCAATCACCAAAAACTACGTTCAGTCTGATGAAATTGACATGGGGATGACCTATGAAGAACTATCCGTCTTCGGTTATCTACGTAAAGTGGAAAAATGCGGTCCCTTCTCAATGTACTTGAAGCTCTTGCATGAATGGACGCCAAAATTAACTCCAGCTCAGGTCGCGGAGAAGGTGAAGaagtttttcttcttctatgCTATCAATAGACACAAGCAAACGGTGTTAACCCCAAGTTACCATGCAGAACAGTATTCTCCAGATGACAATCGTTTTGATCTAAGACCATTTTTGATCAACCCTCGTTTCCCGTGGGcattcaaaaaaattgacGACGCTGTTGCTCAAAGCGAAGGTACCTTGAGCGGTGCCCTGGACGTAATGACTGTTGAATGA
- the PPE1 gene encoding phosphoprotein phosphatase methylesterase 1 (similar to uniprot|P38796 Saccharomyces cerevisiae YHR075C PPE1 Protein with carboxyl methyl esterase activity that may have a role in demethylation of the phosphoprotein phosphatase catalytic subunit also identified as a small subunit mitochondrial ribosomal protein) — protein sequence MSGNLQREALLKEFENAGKMIHAFDTAPEGNGEEDTITELPVVKNPGLGVSSETKAENMEDTGFPRWTEFFAKNETVSLPNRNFTFNTYFQVPEVNSSDLSSIPIFLAHHGAGSTGLTFAPLAKTLKEDLGTNFGFFSFDARGHGETKPLDPTDVTYYLNDFVTDFVELIVWFYENYLKACKQSKLSLILVGHSLGGSVCANLYEHLPEYIKRHTTGLAMLDIVEEMAKFVLTKVDHFLSVTPNVFGSAKEAVDWYQSHNYSKLKESAEISVPALFHKAKSGKVVRITNLASFKPYWDSWFDGLSAKFVSLPTSKLLILAGNDNLDKELIVGQMQGKYQLIVFQDSGHFIQEDVPKKAAISLVDFWKRSDNRNVTIKTNWGSSQNKTLEGKKTVE from the coding sequence ATGTCTGGTAATCTTCAAAGGGAAGCGTTATTAAAGGAATTCGAAAATGCTGGAAAGATGATCCATGCCTTCGATACGGCACCTGAAGGAaatggagaagaagatacGATTACAGAATTGCCTGTCGTTAAGAACCCTGGGTTAGGTGTTTCAAGTGAAACGAAAGCTGAGAATATGGAGGATACAGGGTTCCCTAGATGGACTGAGTTTTTTGCCAAGAACGAGACTGTCAGTCTACCTAATAGAAATTTCACGTTCAATACATACTTCCAGGTTCCAGAGGTCAACAGTTCAGACCTGTCATCAATCCCAATATTTCTGGCTCATCATGGTGCTGGTTCTACTGGGCTAACTTTCGCACCTTTGGCGAAAACCCTAAAAGAAGATCTCGGAACGAATTTTGgcttcttttcatttgatGCTAGAGGCCACGGTGAAACTAAACCGTTGGATCCAACTGATGTTACCTAttatttgaatgattttgTAACTGATTTTGTAGAACTGATAGTATGGTTCTATGAAAACTACCTCAAAGCTTGCAAACAATCAAAACTCTCGTTGATCCTAGTAGGACATAGTCTCGGAGGAAGCGTTTGTGCCAATCTGTATGAGCATTTACCAGAATACATCAAGAGACATACCACAGGATTGGCCATGCTAGATATTGTCGAAGAGATGGCAAAGTTTGTGTTGACTAAGGTAGATCATTTCCTTTCTGTCACTCCCAATGTCTTTGGTTCTGCTAAAGAAGCAGTAGATTGGTATCAATCTCATAACTATTCTAAACTGAAAGAAAGTGCAGAGATCTCTGTTCCAGCGCTATTCCATAAGGCAAAATCAGGCAAAGTTGTACGGATAACGAATCTTGCATCATTCAAGCCATATTGGGATTCTTGGTTCGATGGATTATCTGCCAAATTCGTATCACTTCCAACCAGTAAACTTCTCATCTTAGCAGGCAATGATAATTTGGATAAGGAACTAATTGTTGGCCAAATGCAAGGTAAGTACCAGCTAATTGTGTTCCAGGATTCTGGACATTTCATTCAAGAGGACGTTCCCAAAAAGGCAGCTATTTCTCTAGTGGATTTTTGGAAACGTAGTGATAATAGGAACGTTACAATTAAAACGAATTGGGGCAGCTCTCAAAATAAGACCTTAGAGGGAAAAAAGACTGTTGAGTGA
- a CDS encoding M1 family metallopeptidase (weakly similar to uniprot|P32454 Saccharomyces cerevisiae YKL157W APE2 Zinc-dependent metallopeptidase yscII and to YHR047C uniprot|P37898 Saccharomyces cerevisiae YHR047C AAP1' Arginine/alanine aminopeptidase), with translation MADVKIQTLPTDFRANHYEIELSELDAEHNSFIGSVRIIMSTVNANDMISLNMRDIEIVSAVVELKEGSVSLGMKDHSFDLENDVVSLKFPESISDDEFVLKIDYKGMIQTNMSGFYRSDYTDFVTGENKVMFSTQFEATDARRAFPCFDEPSLKATFDICIIAHEKYTVLANMPLKCTKKLTESDQISYRFHTTPLMSTYLVAWAVGEYDYIESETEKSIYPTIENYNTQDGTSSGCGKLPVKVYTAKGKAQQGKFALDVAKRVIDFFSESFEIPYPLPKLDLLCVETYSHNAMENFSLITFRPSALLYDGNLDEPDAAALQKIAYVVSHEIAHQWFGNLVTMKWWDELWLNEGFATWIGYLAVEKFFPDWDVPSMIMLQSHEVALELDSLKESHPIKVAVRNAKDIDQVFDSISYLKGCSILEMVSGYLGQELFLKGVALYLKRNKFSNATMEDLFNCIGEVADIEVLERCKNWILTIGYPLVTVTESEIGLSLTQNRFLSTGTCKPDEDVTKWWVPLMPLQGDYKVDFSGKTTELPKTQFNHFNANSFGFYRVKYDSDHLFQQQLQNLDKLSSRGKMGLISDVEVTECVKNLLTLISKFTNHQDPNDYYVWSIIFDTLNRMKSLLSSDKAVKKALDNFTLDLIQPSIEKLLEFLDQQKTNSFSKNPDNFLSNQFFELMALGAGTASHPETVAKCREMFESKSYSPVFRNVLLQIILSQPDTTKETLKTILEELNTSTLVYKESLLTALGKIKNAELFDTVLNLLLIIEPMDVQFLATSLGSNYAIRTKLWNFIKTNYVKLHERLAINTVVIDRFLRFSMKDLMGEDVKTDYELFFADKNMEGFDRGVRQTLERIEKNTRYFETNLSLVKEYFKI, from the coding sequence ATGGCTGACGTTAAGATTCAAACTCTACCAACCGACTTTAGGGCCAACCATTATGAGATTGAATTGAGTGAGTTAGATGCTGAGCACAATTCATTTATCGGATCCGTGCGTATTATTATGTCCACTGTTAATGCCAATGACatgatttcattgaatATGAGGGACATTGAGATCGTTTCTGCGGTGGTTGAACTGAAAGAGGGGTCTGTGTCTTTGGGAATGAAGGACCATAGTTTCGATTTAGAGAACGATGTTGTTTCCTTGAAATTTCCGGAGAGTAtatctgatgatgaattcgTGTTGAAGATCGATTATAAGGGTATGATTCAGACTAATATGTCTGGATTCTACCGTTCAGATTATACTGATTTTGTTACCGGTGAAAATAAGGTAATGTTTTCCACTCAGTTCGAGGCAACGGATGCTCGCAGAGCATTCCCATGTTTCGATGAACCCTCTTTGAAGGCAACCTTTGACATATGCATTATCGCGCATGAGAAATACACTGTGTTAGCTAATATGCCTCTGAAGTGCACGAAGAAATTGACAGAATCAGACCAAATTTCTTATAGATTCCATACTACACCATTAATGTCTACTTATCTAGTGGCATGGGCCGTGGGAGAATACGACTACATTGAATCTGAGACCGAAAAGAGTATATATCCTACCATTGAGAACTACAATACACAGGATGGCACTTCTTCTGGTTGTGGTAAGCTACCGGTGAAAGTGTACACAGCCAAGGGAAAAGCTCAACAGGGGAAATTTGCACTTGATGTAGCCAAGAGAGtcattgatttcttctctgaatcttttgaaattcCATACCCATTGCCAAAATTAGATTTGCTATGTGTCGAGACTTATTCTCATAATGCCATGGAAAACTTTTCGTTGATCACCTTTAGACCGTCTGCGTTGTTGTACGACGGTAACTTAGATGAACCTGATGCTGCTGCTTTACAAAAGATCGCATATGTTGTATCGCATGAAATTGCCCATCAATGGTTTGGAAATCTTGTAACGATGAAGTGGTGGGATGAATTATGGTTAAATGAAGGTTTTGCTACCTGGATCGGATACTTGgctgttgaaaaattcttcCCAGATTGGGATGTCCCATCCATGATCATGTTGCAATCGCATGAAGTAGCTCTTGAATTGGACTCCTTGAAAGAATCACATCCTATAAAAGTAGCGGTTCGTAACGCTAAAGATATAGATCAGGTATTCGATTCCATCTCGTATTTGAAGGGTTGTTCTATTCTCGAAATGGTAAGCGGTTATTTAGGACAAGAACTCTTTTTGAAAGGTGTTGCTTTATACTTGAAGAGAAACAAGTTCTCAAACGCAACAATGGAAGATTTGTTCAACTGTATTGGTGAAGTCGCTGATATAGAAGTACTGGAACGTTGTAAGAACTGGATTTTGACTATTGGATACCCATTGGTCACTGTGACAGAGTCTGAAATTGGTTTGAGTTTGACCCAAAACAGGTTCTTATCCACTGGTACTTGCAAAcctgatgaagatgttacAAAGTGGTGGGTGCCTTTGATGCCACTCCAGGGTGATTACAAGGTGGACTTTTCAGGAAAGACCACAGAGTTACCAAAGACACAATTCAACCATTTCAATGCCAATTCATTTGGCTTTTACCGAGTCAAGTACGATTCTgatcatttgtttcaacaacaattaCAAAATTTGGATAAACTTTCATCAAGAGGCAAGATGGGCCTAATCTCTGATGTTGAAGTAACAGAATGTGTCAAAAATCTTCTAACCTTGATATCAAAGTTTACCAATCATCAGGATCCTAACGACTACTATGTATGGTCAATTATCTTCGATACGTTAAACAGGATGAAATCACTTTTATCCTCTGATAAAGCAGTGAAAAAGGCGTTGGATAATTTCACTCTGGATTTAATTCAACCATCCATCGAAAAGCTATTGGAATTTCTAGACCAGCAGAAAACAAATTCTTTCAGTAAAAATCCCGATAATTTCCTAAGCAACCagttctttgaattgaTGGCTCTTGGTGCTGGTACTGCCTCTCATCCTGAAACTGTTGCCAAATGTAGAGAAATGTTTGAATCGAAATCTTATTCTCCGGTCTTTAGAAACGTTTTATTGCAAATAATTTTGTCCCAGCCGGACACAACAAAGGAAACACTAAAGACTATCCTAGAGGAATTGAATACATCAACATTAGTTTACAAGGAAAGTTTGTTGACGGCCTTGGGTAAGATTAAAAATGCGGAATTATTCGATACCGTCCTAAATCTACTATTAATTATTGAACCTATGGACGTTCAGTTCCTAGCGACCTCCCTCGGGTCCAATTACGCTATCCGGACGAAACTCTGGAACTTTATCAAAACCAATTACGTCAAATTGCATGAGAGATTAGCGATTAACACAGTTGTTATCGATAGGTTTTTGAGattttcaatgaaagatttgatgGGCGAAGATGTCAAGACAGATTATGAACTGTTCTTCGCTGATAAGAACATGGAAGGTTTCGACAGAGGTGTTAGACAAACgttggaaagaattgagAAAAACACCAGGTACTTCGAAACAAACTTATCCTTGGTCAAAGAGTACTTTaaaatatga
- a CDS encoding uncharacterized protein (no similarity) — protein sequence MNGSEPNSTELRHDVEAVTILISKLQVYSQFDTQTPTERAFPSMFSSDSDISDSIDSDVGDQLKRRSSSILRKMFNRSKKLLPKLHKR from the coding sequence ATGAACGGTTCAGAACCGAATTCTACAGAGTTAAGGCACGATGTCGAGGCAGTTACCATACTAATATCTAAACTTCAAGTTTACTCGCAGTTTGATACACAAACTCCAACAGAGAGAGCTTTTCCCTCTATGTTCAGCTCCGATTCTGATATAAGCGACTCAATTGACTCTGATGTCGGAGATCAGCTAAAGAGACGGTCTTCTTCAATACTGCGCAAAATGTTTAATAGGTCAAAGAAACTACTGCCAAAACTACACAAGAGGTGA
- the MRPL35 gene encoding mitochondrial 54S ribosomal protein mL38 (similar to uniprot|Q06678 Saccharomyces cerevisiae YDR322W MRPL35 Mitochondrial ribosomal protein of the large subunit), protein MLRRGLHSSAKCLEKTGVWSDFSKRSKSLGLASESIKKYIFQGDSDDVRRRGPPSLKRRMNRLKYTSPEHIDEMFRLSYEFMSKRAEEKYSQLENETDAKVRAKLETEAELHNPEVQYNFQYHDKLENDTRVIDYAVPVYRRLGLKHWESYEKMLLMQRLETLSVIPDTLPTLQPRVQVNLRFPFSTGVNKWVEPGEILSSNTTSMVPTIKIQEYENGIDFEKQKYTVVIVNPDEPDVLNDTFKTTLAFGLTNLKIDYNDNVVDPRKYNESQILADYIPPVPEKNVGKQRFSVWVFRQNGDLESPEPVDRENFDIREFVRSHNLDPVGAHVWRSEWDSNVANIREKYGLPEGRVFHRVRRSVV, encoded by the coding sequence ATGTTGCGTAGAGGGTTGCACAGCAGTGCCAAATGTTTAGAGAAAACCGGGGTATGGTCGGACTTTTCTAAGAGATCCAAGTCGCTTGGTTTAGCATCAGAATCGATTAAGAAATACATCTTTCAAGGCGACAGCGATGACGTTAGAAGACGAGGTCCACCGTCTTTGAAGCGGAGGATGAACCGTTTGAAGTATACCTCTCCTGAACATATTGATGAGATGTTCCGCTTGAGTTATGAGTTTATGAGTAAGCGCGCTGAAGAGAAGTATTCGCAACTAGAAAATGAGACTGATGCCAAGGTACGTGCTAAGTTAGAAACAGAGGCTGAATTGCATAACCCAGAGGTCCAATACAATTTTCAGTATCATGACAAGTTAGAGAACGATACTAGAGTGATAGATTATGCTGTTCCAGTGTACAGGCGTTTGGGGCTGAAGCATTGGGAATCCTACGAAAAAATGTTGTTAATGCAAAGACTAGAGACTTTGAGTGTAATCCCCGATACGTTACCTACTTTACAACCAAGAGTACAGGTTAATTTACGTTTCCCATTCAGTACTGGTGTGAACAAATGGGTTGAACCTGGTGAAATTTTGTCCTCCAACACGACTTCGATGGTTCCAACAATTAAGATTCAAGAGTACGAGAACGGTATCGACTTCGAAAAGCAAAAATACACTGTGGTAATTGTGAATCCAGATGAACCGGATGTGTTGAATGATACATTCAAGACGACTTTGGCGTTCGGTTTGACTAATTTAAAGATAGACTATAACGACAACGTGGTAGATCCAAGAAAATACAATGAATCGCAGATTCTTGCAGATTACATTCCTCCAGTACCTGAGAAAAATGTTGGCAAGCAAAGGTTCTCTGTATGGGTATTCAGACAGAATGGTGATTTGGAATCCCCTGAACCAGTCGATAGAGAAAACTTCGATATTAGAGAATTTGTTCGTTCCCACAACTTGGACCCGGTTGGTGCTCATGTTTGGAGATCAGAATGGGATTCTAACGTGGCAAACATTAGAGAGAAATACGGATTACCAGAAGGGAGAGTGTTCCATAGAGTTCGTAGATCTGTTgtatga
- the TIM11 gene encoding F1F0 ATP synthase subunit e (similar to uniprot|P81449 Saccharomyces cerevisiae YDR322C-A TIM11 Subunit e of mitochondrial F1F0-ATPase which is a large evolutionarily conserved enzyme complex required for ATP synthesis essential for the dimeric state of ATP synthase) encodes MSTLNVLRYSALALGVVAGFKTDLSLKSEAQKQEEQNQLHAQLKLVEQAKAEYAKLHPPKKEIKAATAGSSAKIDLEDPNLDYASVILSAVESLKQ; translated from the coding sequence ATGTCTACTTTAAACGTTTTGAGATACTCTGCTTTAGCTCTAGGTGTTGTTGCCGGTTTCAAGACTGACTTGTCTTTGAAGTCAGAAGCTCAAAagcaagaagaacaaaaccAATTGCACgctcaattgaaattagTGGAACAAGCCAAGGCAGAATACGCCAAGTTGCACCCaccaaagaaggaaattaaGGCTGCTACTGCTGGTTCTTCTGCCAAGATTGATTTGGAGGACCCTAACTTGGATTATGCTTCGGTCATCTTGAGCGCTGTTGAATCCTTGAAGCAATAA
- the PTC7 gene encoding type 2C protein phosphatase PTC7 (similar to uniprot|P38797 Saccharomyces cerevisiae YHR076W PTC7 Mitochondrially localized type 2C protein phosphatase expression induced by growth on ethanol and by sustained osmotic stress possible role in carbon source utilization in low oxygen environments) — translation MFIGIRQHVPRTVFRSMVPVLFAFTLYVLLTVFDLDYKTLSQRSFSSSAGSNNSNSWSSSSSSSYSASSDAFNYQVAIAYQPKDRNEPIYAKLKESLQSPTGEDSYFVAPRSSSELYAGVADGIGGWANHGYDSTAISRELCLAMKSITLNSSKDIAPKELLQMAFSSLLNEEKVEVGGTTAIVAHLKDDGTLNVSNLGDSWCGVFRDCKLTFETKFQTVGFNAPYQLAIIPKHIIEAAEKKNGSFIMNKPTDADDYSFKLQKNDIVVLATDGVTDNIAVEDMELFLKDKIESSQSLQDITQEFVDKVVTISKDPTFPSVFSQEYSKLAGQYYSGGKEDDITVVVIKVE, via the coding sequence ATGTTTATCGGAATCCGCCAACATGTTCCTCGTACAGTTTTCAGAAGTATGGTACCTGTTCTATTCGCTTTCACATTATACGTTTTACTAACAGTGTTCGATCTAGACTATAAAACATTGAGCCAACGGAGTTTCAGTTCCTCGGCAGGTTCcaacaattcaaattcatggtcttcctcctcatcttcttcatattCTGCTTCATCTGATGCCTTCAATTACCAAGTAGCAATCGCATATCAACCTAAAGACCGTAATGAACCGATCTATGCAAAACTAAAAGAAAGCCTGCAGTCGCCTACCGGAGAGGACAGTTATTTCGTAGCACCAAGATCTAGTTCTGAGCTTTACGCAGGTGTTGCTGATGGAATTGGTGGCTGGGCAAATCATGGGTATGATTCAACAGCTATTTCCCGTGAGTTATGTCTAGCAATGAAGAGCATAACTTTAAATTCCAGCAAAGATATCGCCCCAAAAGAGTTGTTACAAATGGCATTCTCCTCGTTACTTAACGAAGAAAAGGTAGAGGTTGGTGGTACCACTGCTATAGTGGCTCATCTAAAGGATGATGGTACTTTAAACGTGTCAAACTTAGGGGATTCTTGGTGTGGTGTTTTCAGAGATTGCAAATTAACCTTCGAAACAAAGTTTCAGACCGTTGGATTTAATGCTCCATACCAGCTAGCAATCATTCCCAAGCATATAATAGAGGctgctgaaaagaaaaatggcTCATTTATTATGAATAAACCGACTGATGCAGATGATTACAGTTTCaaattacaaaaaaatgacatCGTTGTTCTTGCAACTGACGGTGTCACCGATAATATAGCTGTCGAAGACATGGAATTGTTCCTGAAAGATAAGATTGAGTCATCACAGTCTTTACAAGATATAACTCAAGAGTTTGTTGACAAAGTGGTTACCATTAGTAAAGATCCTACCTTCCCAAGTGTCTTCTCTCAGGAGTACTCTAAACTTGCAGGTCAATATTACAGCGGTGGTAAAGAGGATGACATTACAGTAGTAGTTATCAAAGTCGAATGA